In a single window of the Cytophagia bacterium CHB2 genome:
- a CDS encoding type II toxin-antitoxin system VapC family toxin: MTRTFVDTAFVVALVNSNDQYHAKAQNLSEMYETEPLIITDVVLLEIGNALARDYKKEAIEIIESFRTSKEVLIVELSLDFFDKAFELYKKYTDKDWGMVDCISFIVMREYEVRNALTFDDHFRQAGFNVLMKN; this comes from the coding sequence ATGACCCGAACTTTTGTCGATACAGCATTTGTCGTTGCCCTGGTCAATTCGAATGATCAATATCATGCCAAAGCCCAAAATCTCTCTGAAATGTACGAGACAGAACCGCTCATTATCACCGACGTTGTTTTGCTCGAAATCGGCAATGCTTTAGCTAGAGATTACAAAAAAGAAGCAATCGAAATCATCGAATCTTTTCGTACGTCCAAAGAAGTTTTGATTGTTGAGCTAAGTCTTGACTTCTTCGACAAAGCTTTTGAGCTTTATAAAAAATATACTGATAAGGATTGGGGTATGGTGGATTGCATTTCATTTATCGTGATGCGTGAATACGAAGTCAGAAATGCGTTGACTTTTGACGATCATTTCAGGCAGGCGGGCTTCAACGTTCTCATGAAAAATTAG